The Sulfurimonas crateris genomic interval GCGCTTATCAACCTTCTGCCAAGAGTGGACAAGATCCTGATCGGCGGCGGTATGGCGTTTACGTTCTTAAAAAAGCTTGGGCACGATATAGGTGCTTCGCTTGTAGAAGATGACCTGCTCGAAGATGCAGGACACATTATGGATGAGGCAAAAAAACTTGGCGTAAAATTCTACCTGCCTGTGGATGTTGTTGCAGCAGAGAAGTTCGCGGAAGACTCTATTATAAAGATAACATCTTCTCAGGAGATCCCTGCTGGATGGATGGGTCTTGACATAGGACCTGCTACGGTCAGACTTTACAAAGAGGTATTAGGCGATGTTCAGACTGTTCTGTGGAACGGTCCTATGGGCGTTTATGAGATGGATAAATTTGCAAGAGGCTCAAATGAGATAGCTCACTTTGTAGCTGACAGCTATGCAACAACCGTTGTAGGCGGTGGTGATACGGCTGATCTGGTTCAGAGAATCGGCGTTGATGATGAGATGACATTTATCTCAACAGGCGGCGGAGCATCTCTGGAACTGCTTGAGGGTAAGATTTTACCGGGCGTAGCATCTTTGATGATAAAAGAGGATTAGAGTATGATAATTGCAGCAAATTTAAAAACAAATCTCACAAGAGAGAAAACTGCCAAATATATAGCAGAAGTAGAGAGTTTTTTAAGCAAAAACAGCATCTCTGAGGAAGTTTTTGTTTTTCCTGCAACATCAAGTCTAAATTCACATTCCGGAGCCGTGGTCGTAGGTGCTCAAAATGCATATCCTACAACAAACGGTGCATTTACGGGCGAGATCGGTTATGAGCAGTTAGAAGAGTTTGGCATAAAAACTATTCTTATCGGTCATAGCGAGAGAAGACATATAATCGGCGAGACTCAAGAGGAGCTTGTAAAAAAGTTCAACTTCTATAAAGAGCTTGGATTTAAGATCATCTACTGTGTTGGTGAGCCTTTAGAGATAAGAGAAGCAGGGTTTGATAGTATGATGGAGTATATATCTGCTCAGTATGAGGGGATAGATGCTTTATACGAAAACCTGATCGTAGCTTATGAGCCTGTTTGGGCGATAGGAACAGGACTTACTCCGACAAATGAAGATATTGTAGCGATACATGCAGAGCTGAAGAAAAAATCATCAGCTCCTCTTCTTTACGGCGGAAGTGTTAAGGTGACAAACGCGGCGGAAGTTTTGGCTCTTGATGGAGTTGACGGTGTTTTAGTAGGCAGTGCAGCGCTTTATGCGGAGCATTTTTGTACGATGTGCGAGTATGCGCAATCATTGAGTAAATAAAATAACAGGAGATATACATAATATGGTAATGAAGGGCAAAAGAGGTTTAATAGTAGGTTTGGCAAATGATAAATCAATTGCGTACGGGATAGCAAAATCGTGTCATGAGCAGGGTGCCGAGCTGGCATTTACATACTTAAACGATGCGCTTAAAAAGAGAGTTGAACCGTTGGCTGCATCTTTTGGCAGTGATAAAGTGTATGAGCTTGATGTATCAAACGAAGAGCATATGGCTAATATCGCTTCACTTGTAGAGAAAGATTTCGGCAAGATCGATTTCTTGGTTCACTCTGTTGCATTTGCTCCAAAAGAGGCATTAAGCGAACCTTTTATGAAAACTACAAAACAGGCTTTTCAAATTGCTATGGATATTTCAGTTTACTCTTTGATAGATCTGACAAACCGCTTAGAGTCTGTTTTAGCAGATGATGCTTCTGTATTGACACTTTCATATTTGGGCGGACCTAAATATAT includes:
- a CDS encoding triose-phosphate isomerase; this translates as MIIAANLKTNLTREKTAKYIAEVESFLSKNSISEEVFVFPATSSLNSHSGAVVVGAQNAYPTTNGAFTGEIGYEQLEEFGIKTILIGHSERRHIIGETQEELVKKFNFYKELGFKIIYCVGEPLEIREAGFDSMMEYISAQYEGIDALYENLIVAYEPVWAIGTGLTPTNEDIVAIHAELKKKSSAPLLYGGSVKVTNAAEVLALDGVDGVLVGSAALYAEHFCTMCEYAQSLSK
- the fabI gene encoding enoyl-ACP reductase FabI; translation: MVMKGKRGLIVGLANDKSIAYGIAKSCHEQGAELAFTYLNDALKKRVEPLAASFGSDKVYELDVSNEEHMANIASLVEKDFGKIDFLVHSVAFAPKEALSEPFMKTTKQAFQIAMDISVYSLIDLTNRLESVLADDASVLTLSYLGGPKYIVNYNVMGVAKAALESTVRYMAVELGKKGQRVNAISAGPIRTLAAAGIGDFKQILNWNETNAPLKRNVTIEQVGNSAMYLLSDLASGVTGEVHYVDSGYNIMGMAAAEEKDGKTVLSWDAR